A window of Microcystis aeruginosa FD4 contains these coding sequences:
- a CDS encoding IS630-like element ISMae29 family transposase (programmed frameshift), translating into MPKKKYIVDLTDSERTELEQLTKKGKIAAYKMNHARILLLADINQQEGGWTDSKISEALNVAQATIERVRQRFVESGIESSLTRKKQEHRRAKIIDGEKEAYLIAIACSETPTGRAKWTLQMLADKMVELEYVEKISRETIRKTFKKNELKPWLNQSWVIPPKESAEFVCAMEDVLDIYHSEYDQQNPWLCFDESCKQLVKETKEKIPAEPREPERYDYQYERNGVANMFMFFEPLQGWRHVEVTQQRTASDYAHQMKYLVDERYPDAQKIRVIQDNLNTHVKASLYKAFEPEEAKRILDKLEFHYTPKHGSWLNMAEIELSVLNRQCLDRRIPDMDSLKQEIKAWEENRNEKSNSVDWRFTTADARIKLKKLYPSIQT; encoded by the exons ATGCCGAAGAAAAAATATATTGTAGATCTAACAGACTCCGAAAGAACTGAACTCGAGCAGCTAACCAAGAAAGGAAAAATAGCAGCTTACAAAATGAACCATGCCAGAATACTACTTTTAGCAGACATCAATCAACAGGAAGGTGGTTGGACTGACTCGAAAATTAGTGAAGCCTTAAATGTTGCTCAAGCCACCATTGAGAGAGTACGACAAAGATTTGTCGAGTCAGGAATTGAATCATCATTAACTCGAAAAAAGCAAGAACATCGCCGTGCCAAAATTATCGATGGGGAAAAGGAAGCATATCTGATTGCCATCGCTTGTAGTGAAACACCAACGGGACGAGCAAAATGGACACTTCAAATGCTGGCAGATAAAATGGTCGAACTTGAATATGTGGAAAAAATATCACGAGAAACCATCAGAAAAACCT TTAAAAAAAATGAATTGAAACCATGGCTGAATCAATCATGGGTCATTCCCCCAAAAGAATCAGCGGAGTTTGTCTGTGCGATGGAAGATGTCTTGGATATTTATCATAGTGAGTATGACCAGCAAAATCCTTGGCTGTGTTTTGATGAGAGTTGTAAACAATTAGTCAAAGAAACAAAAGAGAAAATACCAGCCGAACCGAGAGAACCAGAAAGGTATGACTATCAATATGAGCGTAATGGTGTAGCCAATATGTTTATGTTTTTTGAACCATTACAAGGTTGGCGACATGTAGAAGTTACACAACAAAGGACGGCGAGCGATTATGCACACCAAATGAAATATTTAGTTGATGAGCGTTATCCCGATGCCCAGAAAATTAGAGTAATTCAAGACAACTTAAATACTCATGTAAAAGCCTCATTATATAAAGCCTTTGAACCGGAAGAGGCCAAGAGAATTTTAGATAAACTCGAATTTCATTACACTCCCAAACATGGCAGCTGGTTAAATATGGCAGAAATTGAGTTGAGCGTTTTGAATCGTCAATGTCTCGATCGTCGTATCCCAGACATGGATAGTTTAAAACAAGAAATTAAGGCATGGGAAGAAAATCGAAATGAAAAGTCAAATTCAGTTGACTGGAGATTTACTACTGCTGATGCTCGTATTAAGTTAAAAAAACTCTATCCCTCAATTCAAACTTGA
- the rpmH gene encoding 50S ribosomal protein L34 produces the protein MSKRTLEGTTRKQKRTSGFRARMRSVNGRKVIKARRKRGRYRLSV, from the coding sequence GTGAGTAAACGTACTTTAGAAGGAACCACGCGCAAACAGAAGCGCACTTCCGGATTTAGAGCGAGAATGCGGAGCGTCAACGGACGTAAAGTGATTAAAGCTCGTCGGAAAAGAGGGCGCTATCGTTTAAGTGTTTAG
- a CDS encoding HAD-IA family hydrolase, translating to MQKPQVIFLDAVGTLFGVKGSVGAIYSQIAADFGVEVAAESLEQSFLAIFPNSPPLAFPDVEPAQIPQLEYRWWRSLTGAVFNKLGYLERFPDFEAFFGELYHHFATAEPWVLYEDVIPALRLWQIQGIELGIISNFDSRIYQVLAELGLEYFFRSITISSHAGVAKPDPEIFQIALQKHDCSPAQAWHIGDSKKEDYQGAKTLGIEAFLIKRSIGLAE from the coding sequence ATGCAGAAACCGCAAGTTATTTTTCTCGATGCTGTGGGTACTCTTTTTGGGGTAAAAGGCAGTGTCGGAGCAATTTATAGCCAAATAGCGGCGGATTTTGGGGTAGAGGTGGCTGCAGAGAGTCTAGAACAATCTTTCTTGGCTATTTTCCCCAATTCTCCACCCCTAGCTTTTCCTGATGTTGAACCGGCACAAATTCCTCAGTTAGAGTATCGCTGGTGGCGATCGCTGACTGGGGCAGTTTTTAATAAATTAGGTTATCTGGAAAGATTTCCCGATTTTGAGGCTTTTTTTGGCGAACTTTATCATCATTTTGCCACGGCCGAGCCTTGGGTGCTGTACGAGGATGTCATTCCCGCTTTAAGACTCTGGCAGATTCAGGGGATCGAGTTGGGCATTATTTCTAATTTTGATAGTCGTATCTACCAAGTTTTGGCAGAATTAGGCTTAGAATATTTTTTTCGATCGATCACGATTTCTTCCCATGCAGGAGTCGCTAAACCCGATCCTGAAATTTTTCAAATCGCCCTGCAAAAACATGATTGTTCCCCCGCACAAGCTTGGCATATTGGCGATAGTAAAAAAGAGGACTACCAAGGAGCAAAAACCTTGGGTATAGAAGCATTTTTAATTAAAAGATCAATAGGGTTGGCTGAATAA
- a CDS encoding amylo-alpha-1,6-glucosidase: protein MVKLRFGRDICNCLPVAEKREWLVTNGIGGFAAGTVAGLLTRCYHGLLIAALAPPTKRTLLVTKIDESVQYNQKIYHLASNRWLGGTVEPQGYINIESFHLEGTIPVWTFICGDALLEKRIWMEQGENTTYTRYTYLRGNSPLTLNLTAFVNYRDFHGNTQGFNWQMAISPLEKGVRVIAYDHAVPFYLLISQGQVFCAHIWYYRFDLAVERYRGLIDRENHLHAASFSATLKVGESVTIAASTRPDPNLNGQSSLESRYRYENSLINPQQPQWIQQLTLAADQFIVSRPLRDQPDGKTIIAGYPWFGDWGRDTMISLRGLTLTTGRPAIARQILLTFSRYLDWGLLPNLLPDGGEIPEYNAVDAILWYFEALRSYFNQSQDFEFLRTIYPALTEVIAWFRRGTRYNIHLDDDGLIYAGEAGVQLTWMDAKVDNLVITPRIGKPVEINALWFNALKIMGHFAQYLGMDATDYEKMREMTLKGFSRFWDDSLGYCYDVLDTDKGNDASLRPNQLFAVSLSVEELLNSPQKKAIVDICTVKLLTSRGLRSLDADHPDYRGVYSGDRLKRDSAYHQGTVWGWLLGAFIEAHLKVYRDPILAESFLTPMIDHLRDSCIGSLSEIFDGNAPFTPRGAFAQAWTVAEVLRVGQVIREFRP from the coding sequence ATGGTCAAGCTCCGTTTCGGTCGGGATATCTGTAATTGTCTTCCGGTGGCTGAAAAGCGCGAATGGTTAGTCACTAATGGTATCGGTGGTTTTGCTGCGGGAACCGTGGCCGGATTGCTAACTCGCTGTTATCATGGCCTCTTGATCGCTGCTTTGGCTCCACCGACGAAAAGAACGCTTCTAGTGACTAAAATCGATGAATCGGTACAATATAACCAGAAAATTTATCATCTGGCCAGCAATCGCTGGTTAGGTGGTACAGTCGAACCGCAAGGCTATATTAATATCGAAAGTTTTCATCTGGAAGGGACAATTCCCGTCTGGACTTTTATCTGTGGGGATGCCTTACTAGAAAAGCGTATCTGGATGGAACAGGGAGAAAATACCACCTATACTCGCTATACCTACCTTCGCGGCAATTCTCCTTTAACCCTGAATCTGACTGCTTTTGTCAATTATCGTGATTTTCACGGCAATACCCAGGGTTTTAACTGGCAAATGGCTATTAGTCCCCTAGAAAAAGGAGTCAGAGTGATTGCCTATGACCATGCTGTACCTTTTTATCTATTAATCAGTCAAGGACAGGTTTTCTGCGCTCATATCTGGTATTATCGCTTTGATTTGGCCGTGGAACGTTATCGTGGTTTAATCGATCGGGAAAATCATCTCCATGCTGCCAGTTTTTCGGCTACTCTCAAAGTGGGAGAATCGGTGACAATTGCCGCTAGTACCCGTCCCGATCCGAATTTAAACGGTCAATCTTCTCTAGAGTCTCGCTATCGCTACGAGAATAGTCTGATTAATCCCCAGCAGCCTCAATGGATTCAACAACTGACCCTCGCTGCCGACCAGTTTATCGTTAGTCGTCCTCTCCGGGATCAACCGGACGGCAAAACGATAATCGCAGGTTATCCTTGGTTTGGTGATTGGGGTCGCGATACGATGATCTCCCTAAGAGGATTAACTTTGACTACAGGCAGACCTGCGATCGCCCGTCAGATTTTACTAACTTTTTCCCGTTATCTAGACTGGGGTTTATTGCCCAATTTACTGCCCGATGGGGGAGAAATCCCTGAATATAACGCTGTCGATGCTATTCTTTGGTATTTTGAAGCCCTTCGTTCCTATTTTAACCAAAGCCAAGATTTTGAGTTTCTCCGAACTATTTATCCCGCTTTAACGGAAGTGATCGCTTGGTTTCGTCGCGGTACTCGCTACAATATTCACCTAGATGACGATGGTTTGATCTATGCCGGGGAAGCGGGAGTACAATTAACTTGGATGGATGCCAAAGTTGATAATCTAGTGATTACTCCCCGCATCGGCAAACCCGTAGAAATTAATGCCCTTTGGTTCAATGCCCTAAAAATTATGGGTCATTTTGCCCAGTATTTGGGCATGGATGCTACTGATTACGAAAAAATGAGAGAAATGACCTTAAAAGGGTTTTCTCGCTTCTGGGACGATTCTCTAGGGTATTGTTACGATGTTTTGGATACGGACAAGGGTAATGATGCCAGTTTACGACCGAATCAACTTTTTGCCGTGTCTTTGTCGGTGGAGGAGTTATTAAATTCCCCACAGAAAAAGGCCATTGTCGATATTTGTACTGTAAAACTTTTGACTTCTCGCGGCTTGCGATCGCTAGATGCCGATCATCCTGATTACCGTGGCGTTTACAGTGGCGATCGCTTAAAAAGAGATAGTGCCTACCATCAGGGGACAGTCTGGGGATGGTTATTAGGGGCATTTATCGAAGCCCATCTAAAAGTCTATCGCGATCCCATCCTGGCTGAGAGTTTTTTAACACCGATGATCGACCATCTTCGGGATAGCTGTATCGGTAGTTTAAGTGAAATTTTCGATGGTAATGCCCCTTTTACCCCGAGAGGTGCTTTTGCCCAAGCATGGACGGTGGCAGAGGTATTAAGGGTTGGGCAAGTGATCCGAGAATTTCGGCCATAA
- the rnpA gene encoding ribonuclease P protein component — translation MGLPQVHRLKHRQDFQAVYGKGRRYHGSHLTLISLEDPSQDKPLPSRFGISISKKVSKKAVVRNRLKRQIRAVIRQLLPEIATGWRGIIIIRPEAIECNYEHFLRELKQLLVKANIIHGH, via the coding sequence GTGGGATTACCCCAAGTTCACCGCTTAAAACATCGACAGGATTTTCAAGCTGTCTATGGAAAAGGGAGGCGTTATCACGGTTCCCACTTAACCTTAATTAGTTTAGAGGATCCTAGCCAGGATAAGCCTCTTCCCAGTCGTTTTGGTATTTCGATTAGCAAGAAAGTTAGTAAAAAAGCGGTGGTTCGTAATCGACTAAAAAGGCAAATAAGAGCGGTAATTCGGCAGTTATTGCCAGAAATAGCGACAGGATGGCGAGGGATAATCATTATCCGTCCCGAGGCGATCGAGTGCAATTATGAACATTTTTTGCGAGAATTAAAGCAGTTGTTAGTGAAGGC
- the grpE gene encoding nucleotide exchange factor GrpE yields MSAEPNTSAIFDENQESFPNSPESLATESETSVTDEVKTVTDRAASSEEFSFLGSMTIDALQEEIDTLKQQLEEQTQQVDAYKKRYITLAAEFDNFRKRTAKEKEEMETKIKGKTLMEILGVVDNFERARTQIKPANDGEMGIHKSYQGVYKTLVDSLKRLGVSPMRPEGQPFDPTYHEAMMRHYTDEHPEGTVVEQLVRGYTLGEQVLRHALVKVAAPKEAEPNADQLESTSIPSQESV; encoded by the coding sequence ATGAGTGCAGAACCAAATACCTCAGCAATTTTCGACGAAAACCAAGAATCCTTTCCTAATTCCCCTGAATCCCTTGCAACTGAATCAGAAACCAGTGTCACCGATGAAGTCAAAACGGTGACGGACCGGGCCGCCTCTAGCGAGGAATTTTCCTTTCTAGGCTCCATGACTATCGATGCTCTACAAGAGGAAATTGATACTCTCAAACAGCAGTTAGAGGAGCAAACCCAACAGGTTGATGCCTACAAGAAACGCTATATCACTCTAGCGGCCGAGTTCGACAATTTTCGCAAACGCACAGCCAAGGAAAAAGAGGAAATGGAAACAAAAATCAAGGGCAAAACCCTGATGGAAATTCTTGGCGTGGTGGATAATTTTGAGCGCGCCCGTACTCAAATTAAACCGGCTAATGATGGCGAGATGGGTATTCACAAGAGTTACCAAGGAGTCTATAAAACCTTAGTGGACAGTCTCAAGCGTTTAGGCGTTTCCCCCATGCGTCCAGAAGGTCAACCCTTTGACCCCACCTACCACGAAGCGATGATGCGGCATTACACCGATGAACATCCCGAAGGCACGGTGGTGGAGCAGTTAGTGCGAGGATACACTCTCGGAGAACAGGTTTTGCGTCATGCTTTGGTAAAAGTGGCCGCCCCCAAAGAGGCGGAGCCTAACGCCGATCAGTTAGAATCTACTTCCATTCCATCACAGGAATCCGTCTAA